The Verrucomicrobium spinosum DSM 4136 = JCM 18804 DNA segment TCAATCTTCCGCCGCCTCGCACAATCACCGTCCCTACCGCAGTTGGCACCTTCAGTTGCACCAGCAGATGCCTTGCGCCAGGCGTGGACGAATCACCAAAGGTCACCCCGCGGAAGTCCGGCTGCGAGTTCTGCGTCCAGAGGACCGATTTTGCCCCGGCGGGCAGCGGAATCAAAGTCGCCCCTTCCCCGGCCTCTAGACTCAACAATGACTCCGCAGCGAGGTCTTCGCTCCGGACGTGGGTCTGACTGGTGCCCTCAGCGGAAACCGCGTGGACAAATACCAGCGAGCCAACAAGCCCCAGGCTCGCGGAGAAAAGGGAAAGAGGAAGCTTCATGCGGGAGGAAACGGATACGCGAGTCCTCCTGGATTGTTGCGCCCAGCATGGCGTCCCGCTTTTCCCCGGGCCCCCTTCCTACTCCGCCATGGCTCCCAGAAAGATTTCAGAGACCTTCCCCTTCTCAAAGTGGAACACCAGACCGCCATACACGGTTCCCGCCACGAAGATCTCCCCCTTTCGACTCGCCTCCTTGTCTTCCAGAGCTCCATAGGCTTTGCGAACCTCGGCTTCGCTGCTCCCAATGCGCAGCCCCTTCCGGGTGCCGGACGCACCAGGTGCTTTTTGCGAGATGCACAGCACCCTCTTCGCCCCACCCTTTTTGACGGAGGCCATTTGCAGAGTCAGCCCCTGGGCAGGGTACTGCCACTCCTGCACATGCTCTCCTATCGCCTCCCACTCCACATCCTCACCTTTCTTCGTCGGCTTCCCCAGAGCTTTGAGCACCGCTTGCTGGGGCATTTCCAGACGTATCTCATTTAGAGCCTCCTCTTTCATGAGTGCGAAGCCCTTCTCTGCCTGTTCGTCCCCCATCACCACGGCTGTCGGCAGCACCAACAGCAGCGAGACCCACCACACCAGAGCCAAACTTGAGAGCCTCGTTTTCTTCATGGCACCACTCTACCAGCCGGACGGAGTTCCCGCAATCTCCCACGGCTTTTTCCAGTCTTGCCCACCGCTTTCCAACCTGCCAGAATGAAAGTCGAACCCCTTCACCCACCCAAGTTGAAGTTTCCCTCCCTATCGTCGGCAGACCGCCAGCGTCTTGATGCCCTGCATGAGCGGCTTGATGCACTCCGTCCCCGGAACATCGGCTACCCTTGCAATCAAGATTTCGATTACGAGGACCTTTTCCCCTTCCTCTCGTATTCGATCAACAATGTCGGGGATCCCTTCGGCAGCTCCAACTACCGGCTCAACACCCAGGACTTTGAACGCGAGGTCGTCACGGAGTTTGCCCGCATGACCCATGCCCCGGCAAACGGTTGGTGGGGCTACGTCACCGCAGGAGGCACAGAGGGCAACATGTACGGTCTCTACGTCGCGCGGGAATTGTTCCCAGATGGCATTTGCTACTTCTCAGAGGACACCCACTACAGTGTGGCCAAGATCCTCCGCCTGCAGCACACGCGGAACATCATGCTCAAGAGCCAGCCCAACGGGGAGATGGACTACAGCGACCTTCGCGAAACCCTGCGCATCCACCGTGACGTCCCTCCCATCATCTTTGCCAACATCGGCACCACCATGAAGGGTGCGGTGGATAATCTCCACAAGATCCGTGCCATCCTGGATGAACTGGCCATCACCAACGCCTACCTGCACGCCGACGCCGCCCTCAGCGGCATGATCCTGCCTTTTGTCGCCGATCCCCAGCCCTGGGACTTTGCCGGTGGGGCAGACAGCATTTCCATCAGCGGCCATAAGTTCCTCGGCTCCCCGCTGCCCTGCGGCGTGGTTCTCGCGAGGAAACAACATGTCGAACGGGTGGCCCGGTCCATCGAGTATGTCGGCGCTCTGGACACCACCATCGCCGGCTCCCGCAGCGCCATCACACCCCTGTTCTTGTGGTACCGCCTGCACACCCTTGGGCTCGAGGGCATCAAGGACCTGGTGCACCGTTGCCTGGAGCTCTCCCAATACGCGGTGGAGCAGCTCAATGCCTCAGGCATCCCCGCGTGGCGGCACAAGAATTCCGTCACCGTCGTCTTCCCGCGACCACCCGCGTCGGTCATGTCAAAATGGATCATCG contains these protein-coding regions:
- a CDS encoding histidine decarboxylase, translated to MKVEPLHPPKLKFPSLSSADRQRLDALHERLDALRPRNIGYPCNQDFDYEDLFPFLSYSINNVGDPFGSSNYRLNTQDFEREVVTEFARMTHAPANGWWGYVTAGGTEGNMYGLYVARELFPDGICYFSEDTHYSVAKILRLQHTRNIMLKSQPNGEMDYSDLRETLRIHRDVPPIIFANIGTTMKGAVDNLHKIRAILDELAITNAYLHADAALSGMILPFVADPQPWDFAGGADSISISGHKFLGSPLPCGVVLARKQHVERVARSIEYVGALDTTIAGSRSAITPLFLWYRLHTLGLEGIKDLVHRCLELSQYAVEQLNASGIPAWRHKNSVTVVFPRPPASVMSKWIIAPMKDIGHMIVMPHVTQATIDEFVADFASSLCPAPVAPEPAPL